Proteins from a genomic interval of Ptychodera flava strain L36383 chromosome 7, AS_Pfla_20210202, whole genome shotgun sequence:
- the LOC139137549 gene encoding pleckstrin homology domain-containing family M member 2-like: MKIDNNTKLHLMLEIFKNESEEFQNLIRMSTGHMEGEVEAVFILLTDQSMYLLRRGGGDATFHTDAVVPYNELDYLSVGVNYQSITLVCTNRRNQYWLTTGDEQLTRYFLAVLVKVMEQGSRTRELPSVLRDATTQYIAIRKFIAQEHKSEVSDVSLLLYSLVHWEDLSDKPSHDIPKPHSPYREGVMLYKAWDGSYLFGGYAWKPGFFLLRNGMFYRLLQRNDAVPQLAISLKSCDFGGCRRIRGGDKPYSFELILPDKSSLELAANDDYEVSEWLHAICSAVSLGMEQHSPTPSPCLPCCMILDKKKLITCHEDIQTGFFRCLGSCRIEDIGGISVDPDNKYYCIVEFEAAEMTSDHEQPWVLYFNSPVEEAKFEAALAIAWKDIFKVDMPVFVIDNKTIRSRCREQQNLLHSAWKKSDIAMTRKEFEEMLQ, translated from the exons ATGAA GATTGATAACAACACAAAGTTACATCTGATGTtagaaatctttaaaaatgaaAGTGAAGAATTCCAAAAT TTGATCCGTATGAGTACTGGACATATGGAAGGTGAAGTAGAAGCTGTATTTATTCTGTTGACTGACCAGTCCATGTATCTACTTAGGAGAG GTGGTGGTGATGCAACGTTCCATACAGATGCAGTTGTACCTTACAATGAACTGGATTACCTATCG GTTGGTGTGAACTATCAAAGTATCACATTAGTTTGTACAAACAGAAGAAACCAGTATTGGCTAACAACTGGAGATGAACAGCTGACAAG GTATTTTCTTGCTGTGCTGGTAAAAGTCATGGAGCAAGGTAGCCGTACAAGAGAACTTCCTAGTGTTCTGAGAGATGCAACCACTCAGTACATCGCTATCAGAAAATTCATCGCACAGGAACACAAATCAGAG GTATCAGACGTTAGCCTTCTACTCTACTCACTGGTTCATTGGGAAGATTTGAGTGATAAACCTAGTCATGATATCCCTAAGCCACATTCACCATACAGGGAAGGTGTAATGCTTTACAAAGCCTGGGATGGTAGCTATCTGTTTGGTGGCTATGCGTGGAAGCCAGGGTTTTTTCTTTTAAG GAATGGAATGTTTTACAGACTTCTACAGAGAAATGACGCAGTGCCTCAACTTGCCATCTCACTAAA GAGTTGTGATTTCGGAGGATGTCGTCGCATTCGTGGCGGTGACAAGCCTTATTCATTTGAACTCATTCTTCCTGACAAATCATCGTTGGAACTGGCAGCCAATGACGACTATGAAGTCTCTGAGTGGTTGCATGCTATATGCTCAGCTGTCTCACTCGGa aTGGAGCAGCATTCACCCACCCCGTCTCCATGCCTACCTTGTTGTATGATATTAGACAAGAAGAAGCTGATCACATGCCATGAAGACATACAGACTGGTTTCTTCAGATGTCTTGGCAGTTGTAGAATTGAAGACATAGGTGGCATCAGTGTTGACCCAGACAATAAGTACTACTGTATTGTG GAGTTTGAAGCAGCTGAGATGACATCAGACCATGAACAACCATGGGTACTTTATTTCAATAGTCCAGTAGAAGAGGCAAAATTTGAAGCAGCATTGGCGATTGCATGGAAGGACATCTTTAAA GTTGACATGCCTGTGTTTGTGATTGACAACAAGACTATCAGAAGTCGATGCCGGGAACAGCAAAACTTGCTCCACTCAGCGTGGAAGAAGAGTGATATTGCAATGACGAGGaaagaatttgaagaaatgttacAGTAA